ttcattataattttctcaaaacttCTAACTATCTGACTTGTAACGGATTGATTAATGGCATTTTATAAAgagaaatgttaacaagcattgTACAGTGCTTGTTAAGGTTGCCCTAATGTGGATccaatgtaataaaaaatgaaataaataaaagaaaagaatagaaaaatacttataaaactgaaaaaaaatgacataaagttgcaaaaaaaagaaaaaacaaaacaaacaaaagagttgtaaaatgaaaaataaaaaaagttgttaaaacaGTTGGAGTTCAAACCCAGCCAAAGTAAAAGAATGATATGTACGTGTACAACCTACTCTTAAGAGTTATTTGTTTTCTCAAAAGAGTCCAAATATTCTCGTCTTGGATTGGTAACCAGTTATCGTAATTTAGGCAAATTACATTTTGAATCTTATATTTTAAGGGTGATTTcaaattaaacaatataattttattagttttaatccGAAACTCtgcattttttaaatcatatcaatctaaacccttaaaaaaaaccCTGAAATTAAATCAAACCTGAAAATTCTAGGGTTGAATTTGAAATTAACAAACTATAAggtttaatttataataatcttaCATTTCAATATTTAATTCGATCGAAACTTTCCAAACTCTAAGGCCCAATTTTAAACCATAGTCAAATGtaagaattaaaatataacttatccttttaatttaaaatagaaggcgtgtgtgtgtatgtatataaaattacCAGTGATACCTTATTTAaggctttttaaataatttattaaagcacccaaaaaaaaaaaagtgtcccACACGAGGTCTTACGTTGCTAACTGGGGGGGTGTACAGCCCATAAAGTTATATTTCAATATTTAATTCGATCGAAACTTTCCAAACTCTAAGGCCTAATTTTAAACCATCCTCAAATGTAAGACTTAAAATATAACTTATCCTTTTAATTTAAGTGTGTCCCGAACGAGGCCTTACGCTGCTaactggggggggggggggggggtacaGCCCATAAAGTGGCCCACGAGACTTTAAGGAATATATTTTGGGCTTTGAAGAAACCCTGGTGCAGTAGCAGAACCAGCTTAGTAAGGCTTTCTTcctcaagctttttttttttttttcttattttgttacCGAGCAGAGTTGTGTCACTAATTTTATCCCCATACGACATTTCAAGAGGCAAGTACTTCGCTACGAAAACCACAAGATCACACCAACCTACAATAGATTAAAAAGTAGGGCTTCAAAATTAAGGCCAAGTTATCATTTCAATGTTGTACATATGTATTTTTAGCTTCATGGATATGTAATTGTATCAAGATGCTTCAACTATTAATTGTATCAATTTTATcccttaattttcaaattttagtcaATTTATCCTCAAAAGTTGACTTGCTAAAGGATAAAATTAACCTCATTTTGAAAGGTGAGACGAATTTGACATaattaacctttttattttgagataaGACATAATTAACAATTGAGAGATAAAATTGACAGTTGATAATTGGAGGAATGAAATTAACACAACCAAATATAAAGGgatgaaattaaaattagtcACGTTTTTGGAAGAACCGAGTGTAGTTTGGCCAAAAATTagttaaagaaaacaaatattacTTCTTAATACAATTGGCATCCAATTGCAAAATAGAACGTAGCTGCTCAACGGTAACATAGAGCCCAGTTACTTCGAACCTCGCTAAAACAGCACCTAGATAGTTTATATACAACAAGAATAGATCAGGATCCAGCATTCACTGTCCCAATTAGTCGACCActggttattttttttttaacctattaGGTGATTTAAAATCATCAAACCTGCATTCTATGAAGCAAAATACTATTCAAAGTTTTATAACAAAATGGTGAGCCCATGGCCATTCTGGGCACTGGGTAAGTAAGATAGTCGAGGAACTGGTCTACTTTATTGAAGAGTAGCCAAGTACCCAAAGTACTGTATCACTACCGAGCGTTAGCTGTTAGCATTGCTACAAACAGGAGTTATTGGCTCTTCGTTGGGTTTGACAGAAAAGTTCTCTTCAGGTTTCTTTTGCCACATATAATTTGCTGCCTCTATCCACCGTGGAAGGACCAAAAACTTATTATGTTTCACTGCCCATCGAGACTTCTCTGTTCCAACATCATTTGAGACCACGTGCGTCACAGATGAATCAAGCTCTGTAGCACAAGTAGCTCCCAGCTGTTCTGCCATCTTCCATAGATGGTGATTTTCAGCCTGGTATTTGGTGGGAAACACACGGCTGAAAACAATTTTACACCCCTTCAGAATTTCCTTCTTTACGGTTTTCAGCACCTGCAGAAAACAACATACAAAATATCTTTTATTAATACAAATCTtcgtaaagaaaaaataaacaggCAACAATTAACCACAAGGAATGAGGGAATCAACAAACATATATTACtgaagtcaaaaaaaaaaattagaaggaaaaaaactGATTCATGATTACAAAGACAAATACATGGTGTCCATTGAAGGCTTATAAAAATCATCAGACTGCCTTATGTAATGTTTTACTGAGAATGGATCTTCACTACTAATCTGAAACAAAAGCAGGATGCATACTTTAGACTAAGTTACATGCAATAGGCCAGAACCCATGCCGAATTAAGTGGAACCACGGCAGAAGAAacaggggagagagagagatggtagTGGCAATTAAGAATTTACAAACATCTAAAACAATAATGAGCCAGATTTAATACcttaacaccaaaaaaaaaaaaaacatttattgtgCAGTTTTTTTTAGTTCCATTGGGTCAAAGTTAAAATCATCCTTGTGACAGGAATGTTAGATCTACACTCATGTAAGGTTCTTGCCACCAAGGACCAGGACTGGACAACAAAAGATCAGACAATCGAAACCAAGCTTAGAATAATAAGCTGGTCATGtttcagaaaaaaaattacctgcCTCACATCTCTGTCAACAAGATTGTCCTTAAGTTCCTGCAAGAAGGTTCCACTACATAAGAATTTATCACACAACAAATTTAACAACTGATATCAATCGAGAGAAACAAAGAGGGACATACATCAAAGAACATTTTATGGATTTGCTTAAGAACTTCAAGAACAGTTGCAAGTGCTCCATCAGTGTCACTTTCATCACTCTTCAATTCAGAAAGAGATTTACAATTGAAGCCAAATTGACGACAACTTGAAGCAAAAAAAAGGTATCTTTCCATTAATATCAAATTCTCCTTGTGCTTTGTCCATGCCTACAATAATGCAAAACATTTCCATCAAGCTTATGGTAACAGGATGATTGCTGCCTCAAAAACCTATGAGATAAATTGCAAGTTCAAAGGCCATGGAAATGAATCTGAACAAACAACAGGTATAATTATGCACCTTTATCTTAAGCAGGAATAAGTAAACATTATCAACAAgaaaataatacacataaaagaATGAACCACATGCAAGCTGGTACTAAGTTATACTTTCAAATTTCCCTTCAACAGCTTCAGACAGATTTATATGGCTATACAAGGTGCTTCGATGTACACCAGGAGAAACTGCTTGAAACAGctccatttatttttatgatttctaATTGGAGGCAAGTTTTAACTGTTACTAAGATATAGTTTCAAATTTCCCTTCAAcagcttcttttatttttatgatttctaATCGGAGGCAAGTTTTAACtgttattgaataaaataaaatttggcttTAAAAAGAAGTAATAGTGTGTATTTTTCGTTGGGGATTTCCTGGAAAAATTCTTCGTTTTATTAGGCAGGAATTAGCaaatccaaaatataaaaatttgtgtgattttcaaaaaatgccaGACAGCTTGCTGAATTCATGCACAGGATATATtaaatccataaaatatttCACTTGACAAGGATTTCACAACTTTTGGGAAGTTCTTGATTCCAAATCCAACAGGTTTCTTCTGATTACAAAACGTGCAACAACAACATAActctgctatttttttttttatacatcaaTAGATGGGGGTGGGGACACAAGGAGGTGTCCTGTACTAATTGGTATTATCTTGAAGACATGAGCATCAGTCACATCGACTGAATAGAAAACCACATTCCTGTTCTCTGCTGTTTTATGACAGACAACATGAACAAAAAAAGATGCAAACTACAATGGCACCTTTTCTTTCAAATTCAAACTTTGAGTTCTAGCTCATTCTTTTTGAACTTCGTAGTCtgtatgtttttttaataattcaataattggggGTGGAGGGATTTAAACCCTAGATGTTTCAATTGGAAACACTAGAAGGTACTAACCAATTGAGTTATAAGACCTTGGCGATGTTTGAAATTACAACTTCAAACATCTTCACCAAAAGTAAATGATAGCACAGTAGGCAAACCATGACTGCATAGAGCATTCTTTTCACGACCCAAGTAAGCGCTAGCCGCATCCACGTTATACCTCAAAATAACTAGTCAAGTTATCGTAGCTCAAATAGACCCAACACACACTCCATGTGAGACTCAACACTCACACAATCTAATCCATTTAGGGTACCTCAATGTCCCCACTTAAATAACTAACACCATCATCAGGGCCCAAATTGGGATACAATGATGTTACGAGGTTGACTGCAAATCTGTGTTATACCCCAAAAATGACTAGTCAAATTACAATTAGAATTGCTTACATAGCCCAAGTGACCTAGAACATGCCTGATGTGGGACTCAACACTCATATAATTCAATATCTAATCCATTTGGGGTACCATAGTTCTAATGCAGGCGAAAACCGGGACACAAATTAAATGATACATATCATCTAAAGCTAAGCTCCTGCATCTTGATCTACTCTTAATTTCTCACCAGTTCATGACTAACTGTATCCATTACCCTTTTACACCTAGTTACCCAAGTAAAATGAAGTTGAGTTTAAAGAGACCGCACCCATACAGTGACAAACATCATACGGGTGACTTAGTTGCCTTTTGCTGCAAATAGACGTATTATGGTGCAACACCTCATAGCAATGATGCCACTAAACAATTGTGACCACAAAATCTCTCTGATTCAATTTGAGTGCTCCACAGTGCCAAAATTCTGCATATTGAGGTTGGCTTTCTGAACTTCAGCATTCTCTCCAACCATTGCTCTCAGGACCTCTACAACTAAAACATACAACCTCATTGATGCAAAAGGACCACTATTCAATCCCTTAAAATCCTCTAACAGCTGATTTCTATAATGATGTAGAATTGACtataaaaaacaacaacaaatctaGCTCTGGTAGTATAAGTAATGAGGTGCCatgatatattttattgaaatttcttAGTAAAGTAAACAATTATTTAATAGGAAAAAGAGTCTTTGTCACCATTATGTAAGGTGCAAGTCTTCCAAATTTGGGCTTTTATGTCTGCAAAGacaaaatttgttaaaactAGAAAAGAACCTTAGcgtatgtttggttggggtgcTTTTGGAGGAAGGAAAGGGGGGAGGAGAAATTAGGGAGATTTTTGGTGGGAGGgctgtttggttgggaggggaTTTCAGTGAGGCCCGGCTGTTTTCTAGGCCCACCAAAATCCAGCCCCCCAAATTGGGGAGATGAGAGGGTTTGATGGGAATTTACCCATCTACCCCCTGGTCCTCCCCCACTGTTGGTagattgcttcttcttcttctttttctcttttactcTTTTAAGTTATATGttgggtttttactttttttactccaactgtggtttttttttttttttccttataattaTGTAATACGGGCATGAGAGTAAAATTatccaaataatattttctatttgttcatttttcttttcaaccaaacaaaagagtttttcatccctccacttttccacctccaaccaaacacacgaGGGAAAATTAAATCTCTTCTATCCCCCACTTTTTCACCTCCAACCAAACTTTGGGATGAAAAAGTGGGGGCATATAAAAGATTTAGCTTCTCCTCatgggagtggaaaagtggagggatgaaaaattattttgtctaGTTGAGAAGATAAATGAGATGATAGAAAATGttgtttgtatatatatatatatactctcatggccctattatatttataaaaaataaaaataaaaataaaaacacattaagtttttattaaaaaactgTGTATGGATGGACACttcattgaaaaagaaaaaacagatgaacaaaaaaaaaatgaatgagaaGTATCagaataaaaagacaaaaacgaACCAAACAAAAGGAAGTTagtcataaataaatttataaaaaaaaaaaaaagagcatttgtcataatatatatatatatatatatatatatatatataaatgaacaTTGTGGTGAGGACATTTTCATCCAAAGCAGTTGTTCCCCTTTACTCTCCAATTTCTCCCCGATACAGGGAGATATGTTTTGAGATTATGTTTTGTTGGGACTGGGGAGAAAACTCCTAGCCCCACCAAAATAACCTCCTTTTTCTCCTCTATACCAAACAACCCCAAATACCATTTTCTCCCCACTTTTCTCTCCACCCATTTTCCATCCCTCCAATAATCACCCCTTCCAACTGCAGTGTTAGAGAATGGAACCACTACATGCActtaataatgttgaaattgccCTTTTCTGTAATCTGACTCTCTTCCCTACAAATAAGAGGACTCATAATGTTGAAAGGACTTCCACTTTTTGTGGGTAAAACAGTAAGATGAAAAGTATTATCGTATTACAAATACTATCAGATTAAAGTGAAAATAAATTGGGTAAGCAAAGATATTCAGCTGATCACAAATGTACCTACATGTTCTGTATCATCAAGAATCAGAACAGCACTTTCTTGCCCGAGCACAATATCAAGACCCTTTTGATGTTTCTGGGTGCCATCATCACGTGAAATCACTCTAGAACTGAAGTATTCTCTTTGAGGATCAAGCAGCTTAGCCATTTCCAAAGCATAGGCCCGATCACCCATTGTGTAAATGTACATCTCAAACATTTCACTTGCTTCTTTTAAAAATGTGCGGGCAAAGGGCCTTAGCTTCGTCATCATATGCATCAAGTTCAACATGAAAAGGTTGCCTTTTGAGACATCTgtcatttcataattttttaataccataAGGCCACAAGCACAGCATCACTCAAATGCCCAGTATGTCAAAGAAAAGACAGTGcaacaaaaaccaaaagaatTAGATAATACTACCTCCACCCCAAattataggtcctatttaaaaatctaactttttaagggaacatcatttaatgcattttcttttaattaaaaatgtaaaactttCCAAGATTACCctcattaatttaaaatctataGAAAGAATGGATTGactctttaaataaattaaagggtaagttagaattttatttattgactttTCAAAGATAACTACAATTTGAGACATCCCAAAATGAATAGACAACCAATAATTTGGGACAAAGGGagtaattattttcaaaaagaataaataCACATCTTCTGCAGCAGAGCAGGTAGAGTGAAAGCAAAAGCCAACTTgataatcaatcaaattgatAAGAGTCTCTATTTAGTTTGCAAGGCCTATAGAAAACGGGGATTCAAACAGTGAGGAAGgcattattattaaataaatattctttttaagtGATAGGTGCTGAATGTTCTATGTTACAACCACATATGACATATCCATGCAACATTAATACCATGATACAAAATTTTCCCCATAACTACCATGGTGATATGAAAAAAGACTGTATTTAAGCTTgccttttttttgataggtacgTATTTAAGCTTGCCTTAAGCATAACATATAAATCCTGCcaatctttctttaaaaaatgggAGGAGAGAGCAAAAGAAGTGCAAAAAGGTGAAAAACAAAAGGCAGTGCTTAAATTCAAGTCCACAAGGGCCGCACCATTCTGCAGGAAAATCTTCCCTCAGCAAATTCCTCAAAACTTCCAGGTGATTCATGGCTATGGTCATTTTACAACATAAAGCAGCATAAGCAATAAACTAAATCCTTTTCATTTCATTGAAAGTTTTACATACCTTCGGTTAGAAATCTGAACTTCCCATTGACAAA
This genomic stretch from Castanea sativa cultivar Marrone di Chiusa Pesio chromosome 1, ASM4071231v1 harbors:
- the LOC142615242 gene encoding RNA polymerase II C-terminal domain phosphatase-like 4; the protein is MSLVSDSPVNSSSSDDFAAFLDDALDSGTSSQSSPEDDDDDNDKDNHNDPEAQHPNDLDTQRIKRRKVAEELENIEELQASTSHSSLEQTLEASKKKDECTHPGSFGEMCILCGQRLQAESGVTFGYIHKGLRLQNDEIVRLRNTDMKNLLRHKKLYLVLDLDHTLLNSTELRDMTSEEEYLKSQTDSLQDVSKGNLFMLNLMHMMTKLRPFARTFLKEASEMFEMYIYTMGDRAYALEMAKLLDPQREYFSSRVISRDDGTQKHQKGLDIVLGQESAVLILDDTEHAWTKHKENLILMERYLFFASSCRQFGFNCKSLSELKSDESDTDGALATVLEVLKQIHKMFFDELKDNLVDRDVRQVLKTVKKEILKGCKIVFSRVFPTKYQAENHHLWKMAEQLGATCATELDSSVTHVVSNDVGTEKSRWAVKHNKFLVLPRWIEAANYMWQKKPEENFSVKPNEEPITPVCSNANS